One segment of Acetoanaerobium noterae DNA contains the following:
- a CDS encoding YdjY domain-containing protein, producing MKFKKKALLAIILGISMLGFAGCSNAPAETTEEPAAQEEPAAPDQVGGVSLENPILVDKEAKTVTVLTQVNGKYFTEVTRHASVFKDGTNGAKSVFTAYADPVAFYDALVEIGAEPGNNMTVDNGATTHVEGTALDMKVTWNGAEKEYDVNEVIKDSNGKQIAFKFGGNLEMAKNKNTGCLSCLDSCPVGIISNSAYTYGSVEKTSEVTFMGNGDVLPEDGTYIATVYSIAE from the coding sequence ATGAAATTTAAAAAGAAAGCACTTTTAGCTATTATTTTAGGAATCAGTATGCTTGGATTTGCAGGCTGCAGTAATGCACCAGCTGAAACTACTGAAGAGCCAGCTGCTCAAGAGGAACCTGCAGCTCCAGATCAAGTAGGAGGAGTATCATTAGAAAATCCTATACTTGTAGACAAAGAAGCAAAAACTGTAACTGTACTTACTCAAGTAAATGGAAAATATTTCACAGAAGTAACTCGTCATGCTTCAGTATTTAAAGATGGTACTAATGGTGCGAAATCAGTATTTACAGCATATGCTGATCCAGTTGCGTTTTATGATGCATTAGTTGAAATAGGAGCTGAGCCAGGAAATAATATGACTGTAGATAATGGTGCAACTACTCATGTTGAGGGTACTGCTCTAGATATGAAGGTTACATGGAACGGCGCAGAAAAAGAATACGATGTAAATGAAGTAATCAAAGACAGCAATGGAAAACAAATTGCATTTAAATTTGGTGGAAATCTTGAAATGGCAAAAAATAAAAACACTGGTTGCTTATCTTGCCTTGATAGCTGTCCAGTAGGAATAATTTCAAACTCTGCTTATACTTATGGCTCAGTTGAAAAAACAAGTGAAGTTACATTCATGGGTAATGGAGATGTATTGCCAGAAGACGGAACATATATAGCTACAGTATATTCTATAGCTGAATAA
- a CDS encoding CDP-alcohol phosphatidyltransferase family protein, with translation MLDTHGRKYVEPIIESVANGFINRNISANKVTVLAFVLGISSGIWMLMGAPLIATAVLWISGLLDAVDGAIARKTGTSSSWGALMDITFDRIVELSVIISLAVLYPQARLVLIMLTGSIIISMTVFLTVGALSKNTKNKAFYYQAGLAERTEGFIMSSLMMLFSNHIIIITIVYFLAILFTAGQRLKEAYELLKN, from the coding sequence ATGCTAGACACTCATGGAAGAAAATATGTTGAGCCAATAATAGAGAGCGTTGCAAATGGCTTTATAAATAGAAATATTTCTGCAAATAAAGTAACAGTTTTAGCTTTTGTGCTAGGAATATCTAGTGGAATCTGGATGCTTATGGGAGCGCCCCTCATTGCGACAGCTGTACTTTGGATATCTGGACTGCTTGATGCAGTAGATGGGGCTATAGCTAGAAAAACAGGCACGAGCTCTTCCTGGGGAGCACTTATGGATATAACCTTTGATAGAATAGTAGAGCTATCAGTTATTATTTCTTTAGCTGTACTATATCCACAGGCTAGACTAGTTCTCATAATGCTGACTGGTTCAATCATTATATCAATGACAGTATTTTTGACTGTAGGAGCACTTAGTAAGAATACTAAAAATAAAGCATTTTATTATCAAGCTGGCTTGGCTGAAAGAACTGAAGGCTTTATAATGTCATCTCTTATGATGCTATTTTCTAATCATATCATCATAATAACAATAGTATATTTTTTAGCAATTTTATTTACAGCAGGTCAAAGGCTAAAAGAAGCATATGAACTATTAAAAAATTAA
- a CDS encoding ABC transporter ATP-binding protein yields MSKIVLNNIYKSFGHTKVIENINLEVEQGEILSLLGESGCGKTTTLKLIAGILSPDSGDIYIGEKRINDLPIEKRKAVIVFQDYVLFPHLNIEKNVGFGLKMMGKPKAEIKSKVDEMLSLVSLEGYNKRYPHELSGGQKQRIALARALAIEPSVLLLDEPFSNLDANLKESVRDLVMTIQRKLNITTIMVTHEKEEAMMYSDKIAVMIDGKIEQIGSSMEVYNEPRTLEVAKLVSTYNLIEGYSKSNIIELFGVKINSRFENEKVSIIIRPEAIVIDESSSIKARLLREKFAGEKKYLELELGNIKLKAVADSSCNFVEDQEIGIRFLEDKLFIYEVKE; encoded by the coding sequence ATGTCTAAAATAGTTTTAAATAATATTTATAAGAGCTTTGGACATACTAAGGTAATTGAAAATATAAACCTAGAGGTAGAGCAAGGAGAGATTCTTTCCCTGCTTGGAGAGTCTGGATGTGGCAAAACTACAACTCTTAAGCTCATAGCTGGAATACTTTCACCAGATAGTGGAGATATTTATATTGGAGAAAAGAGAATAAATGATTTGCCAATTGAAAAAAGAAAGGCAGTTATTGTGTTTCAGGATTATGTTTTATTCCCTCATCTAAACATTGAAAAAAATGTAGGCTTTGGACTTAAGATGATGGGAAAGCCAAAAGCTGAAATAAAGTCAAAGGTAGACGAAATGCTGAGCCTAGTTTCTTTAGAAGGCTATAACAAAAGATATCCTCATGAGCTTTCTGGGGGACAAAAGCAAAGGATAGCTCTTGCTAGAGCGCTTGCTATAGAGCCTAGTGTACTACTTTTAGATGAGCCATTTTCGAATTTGGATGCAAATCTAAAAGAAAGTGTAAGAGATTTAGTGATGACTATCCAAAGGAAGCTAAATATCACTACAATAATGGTGACTCATGAAAAAGAAGAAGCTATGATGTATTCAGATAAAATAGCTGTTATGATAGATGGAAAAATAGAGCAGATTGGCAGTAGCATGGAAGTTTATAATGAGCCTAGAACCCTTGAAGTTGCAAAGCTTGTGAGTACTTATAATCTGATTGAAGGCTATTCTAAATCAAATATTATTGAGTTATTCGGAGTAAAAATTAATTCGAGATTTGAAAATGAAAAAGTAAGCATCATTATAAGACCAGAAGCTATAGTAATCGACGAATCATCGAGCATTAAGGCAAGGCTACTTAGGGAGAAATTTGCTGGAGAGAAAAAATATCTTGAGTTAGAATTAGGAAATATAAAGCTTAAGGCAGTAGCAGATAGCAGCTGTAATTTTGTTGAGGATCAAGAAATTGGGATTAGGTTCTTAGAAGATAAGCTGTTTATATATGAAGTGAAGGAGTAA
- a CDS encoding ABC transporter permease, translating to MKNSRLKYKLIAYSMVLSIILPLLLIIIWSFANRWQWPSLVPTDYGLRGWSYIFGARAKTFEIICISMCISFIASIITVGITIPAAKAMAHYNFKFKKQIEMLIFLPAIVPTVVVAMGIHIHFLRMNLGGSFSGLVLINILPCIPYSYWILKNVFEIIGDKMNYQARVLGASGTQTFVYITLPMIFPGIITALSMSFIVSFGQYFINVLIGAGKITTFTMLMFPYIESGDRTMGSVYGTVFLFASLIGLVIVEKLTSSMYRGKLKEYKYV from the coding sequence ATGAAAAACAGTAGATTAAAGTACAAACTAATAGCCTATAGCATGGTTTTATCGATAATATTGCCTCTTTTATTAATCATAATCTGGAGCTTTGCTAACAGATGGCAGTGGCCTAGCCTTGTTCCTACGGATTATGGACTTAGAGGTTGGAGCTATATATTTGGAGCAAGAGCTAAAACCTTTGAAATAATATGTATCAGTATGTGTATTTCCTTTATCGCTTCTATTATAACTGTAGGAATTACTATTCCAGCGGCCAAAGCAATGGCGCATTATAACTTTAAATTCAAAAAACAAATTGAAATGCTAATATTTTTGCCGGCTATTGTACCTACTGTAGTAGTGGCTATGGGAATACATATACATTTCTTGAGAATGAATCTAGGAGGTAGCTTTTCAGGCTTAGTACTTATCAACATTCTTCCTTGCATTCCATATTCTTACTGGATACTTAAAAACGTATTTGAAATTATTGGAGATAAAATGAATTATCAGGCTAGAGTGCTAGGGGCAAGTGGTACTCAGACCTTTGTTTATATCACTTTGCCTATGATATTCCCAGGAATCATAACTGCGCTTAGCATGTCCTTTATAGTTTCTTTTGGTCAATACTTTATAAATGTATTAATAGGGGCAGGAAAAATAACAACATTTACTATGCTCATGTTTCCATATATAGAAAGTGGAGATAGAACAATGGGTTCTGTATATGGAACCGTATTTTTGTTTGCAAGCTTAATAGGGCTTGTTATAGTAGAAAAGCTTACATCGAGTATGTATAGAGGTAAATTAAAGGAGTACAAATATGTCTAA
- a CDS encoding ABC transporter permease yields MKILLKPYLMLLPVLIILIGILGIGVMTTFTQSIGYFSAIGSNDFTLDNYMRLLTDKGLIESLVFSMRTSFISAFISTLGGVILAVAVYKLGNEGDLLSKSFRIPIIVPHLLSVLLIYNIFSQTGILARVLFSLGVIDSFESFPQILYLKNGFGIILAYVWKELPFIAFITYNVLSKLSTKLSDAARNLGASSFQAMRYVVIPLLIPSILSSFILVFAFSFGAYEIPMLLGATYPKALPVKAYIEYINPILSNRPYAMAINFFIASMGLFLAYIYFKCFERVTRYEKQ; encoded by the coding sequence GTGAAAATACTATTAAAGCCGTATTTGATGCTTTTGCCAGTGCTTATAATTCTGATTGGCATTTTGGGGATAGGAGTTATGACTACTTTTACTCAGAGCATTGGATACTTTAGCGCAATTGGGTCAAACGACTTTACATTAGATAACTATATGAGATTACTAACAGACAAGGGGTTAATTGAATCCCTTGTTTTTTCCATGCGTACATCTTTTATTTCTGCATTTATATCTACCTTAGGTGGAGTTATTTTAGCTGTAGCTGTATACAAGCTAGGAAATGAAGGAGACCTGCTTTCTAAATCCTTTAGGATTCCAATAATAGTGCCGCATCTTCTTTCTGTACTTCTTATTTACAATATTTTTTCTCAGACAGGAATTCTAGCAAGAGTTTTATTTTCTTTAGGAGTAATTGATTCCTTTGAAAGCTTTCCACAGATACTTTATTTAAAAAATGGATTTGGAATTATTTTGGCGTATGTATGGAAGGAATTGCCTTTTATAGCTTTTATTACCTATAACGTACTTTCAAAGCTGAGTACAAAGCTTTCAGATGCGGCTAGAAATTTGGGTGCAAGTAGCTTTCAAGCCATGAGGTATGTAGTTATTCCCTTACTTATTCCATCGATATTATCTTCATTTATCCTAGTATTCGCTTTTTCATTTGGCGCATATGAAATACCTATGCTGCTTGGAGCAACCTATCCGAAAGCTTTACCAGTGAAAGCCTATATTGAGTACATAAATCCTATCCTTAGCAACAGACCTTACGCTATGGCTATCAATTTTTTCATTGCAAGTATGGGTCTATTTCTTGCCTATATTTACTTTAAGTGCTTCGAAAGGGTTACAAGATATGAAAAACAGTAG
- a CDS encoding ABC transporter substrate-binding protein translates to MKKKLLAILLILSMLMLSACSSQSGSTDANDEAEGANTTTEQTTVTFYGWGGSEVTNAWIDGYLTDAVAKKYNIKLERVGMNIDEILNLLLNEKQAGTDKGSIDIIWINGENFASAKENGLLFGPFASELENFSKYLDPNSPDVMFDFGVATEGYEVPFGKAQFVMVYDSSLLSQVPVDHKALLEMAKNNPGKFTYPAPPDFTGSAFVRNIIYDIVGYEQFLTMDADYDTVKSAIMPAMDYLKELKPYLWNQGKTYPASLSILDNMYADGEVFMTMDYNPNSASSRISTGEFPEATKTFIFDKGSIGNTHFVAIPFNSPNVEGAKAVINEIISVEAQAKKYDPSGWGDLPVLDNSKLSDDEKKVFDSIPLGKATLPQDELMSKRMPELPAKLVPIIEQIWMETIAAESN, encoded by the coding sequence ATGAAGAAAAAACTTTTGGCAATTTTACTTATTTTATCTATGCTTATGCTATCGGCTTGCTCTAGTCAGTCAGGGAGCACAGATGCTAATGATGAAGCAGAAGGGGCTAATACAACCACTGAGCAGACTACGGTAACTTTTTACGGCTGGGGTGGAAGTGAGGTTACTAATGCATGGATAGATGGGTATCTAACAGATGCAGTTGCAAAAAAATACAATATCAAGCTTGAAAGAGTAGGTATGAATATCGATGAGATATTGAATCTACTGCTAAATGAAAAGCAAGCAGGAACTGATAAAGGAAGTATTGATATTATATGGATTAACGGTGAAAACTTTGCTTCAGCTAAAGAAAATGGACTTTTATTTGGGCCATTTGCAAGTGAGCTTGAAAATTTCAGTAAGTACCTAGATCCGAACTCTCCAGATGTAATGTTTGATTTTGGAGTTGCGACAGAAGGCTACGAGGTACCATTTGGAAAAGCTCAGTTTGTTATGGTTTATGACAGCTCACTTTTATCTCAGGTGCCCGTAGATCATAAAGCGCTTTTAGAAATGGCTAAAAATAATCCTGGAAAATTTACTTATCCTGCGCCACCGGATTTCACAGGAAGTGCTTTTGTAAGAAATATCATATATGATATAGTTGGATATGAACAGTTTTTGACTATGGATGCAGATTATGATACTGTGAAATCAGCTATTATGCCAGCTATGGACTATCTTAAGGAATTAAAGCCATATCTATGGAATCAAGGAAAGACATATCCAGCTTCACTATCTATATTAGATAATATGTATGCAGATGGAGAAGTGTTTATGACTATGGATTATAATCCGAACTCAGCATCATCTAGAATTTCAACAGGGGAGTTTCCAGAAGCTACTAAAACCTTTATATTTGATAAGGGAAGTATAGGAAATACTCATTTTGTGGCTATACCTTTTAATTCACCAAATGTAGAGGGTGCAAAAGCAGTTATTAATGAAATAATATCAGTTGAAGCTCAGGCTAAAAAATACGATCCAAGTGGATGGGGAGATCTTCCTGTACTAGATAACAGTAAGCTATCTGACGATGAGAAGAAAGTATTTGATTCTATTCCTCTTGGAAAAGCAACTCTTCCTCAAGATGAGCTTATGAGTAAAAGAATGCCAGAGCTACCAGCAAAACTAGTTCCAATCATAGAACAGATTTGGATGGAGACTATAGCAGCGGAGAGTAATTAA
- a CDS encoding (Fe-S)-binding protein — MIISDKTIEIVESEQKCIGCNACMKGCPMLDRFCDSPKTLLKKLLDEKSFDYKLPYSCMQCGYCTKVCPVDVDLKHLFMELRKDTVNQTNGKLPKDLNTSNVAMHQKLSFTGLFSKKIQHLESDTVFFPGCALQAYSPDLVEKVYSYIRETTKGAGYYNVCCAKPTKMMGKDSEFQKIYLGIDDEFKRRKVKRVITGCQNCYMTILSNSPGIEVISLWEYIDKSGVPAEAKNKYKMKKEEGLNTNKSEYSFVLHDPCPTRDVDSIHMAVRNIIAALGIEIDEMKYSKGKTLCCGAGGMVAITQNDIAKAHMRRRATEKDADYILTYCQECVESMRRGGSKSLHILDLIFLDDFLEVNQGNQSTLDKWKNRFIAKTARL; from the coding sequence ATGATTATAAGTGATAAAACAATTGAAATTGTGGAAAGTGAGCAAAAGTGTATAGGGTGCAATGCTTGCATGAAGGGATGTCCTATGCTCGATAGATTTTGTGACTCTCCAAAAACACTTCTTAAGAAGCTACTAGATGAAAAGTCATTTGATTATAAATTGCCTTATTCATGTATGCAGTGTGGCTACTGCACTAAAGTATGCCCAGTAGATGTGGATTTAAAGCATCTGTTTATGGAGCTAAGAAAAGATACAGTAAATCAAACAAACGGAAAACTTCCAAAGGATTTGAATACTAGTAATGTGGCTATGCATCAAAAGCTTAGCTTTACAGGGCTTTTTTCAAAAAAGATTCAGCATTTAGAATCTGATACAGTGTTTTTTCCAGGCTGTGCGCTTCAGGCATATAGCCCTGATTTAGTTGAAAAGGTATATTCCTACATAAGAGAAACTACAAAGGGTGCAGGTTACTACAATGTATGCTGTGCAAAGCCTACAAAAATGATGGGTAAAGACAGTGAGTTTCAAAAAATCTACCTAGGAATTGATGATGAATTTAAAAGAAGAAAAGTAAAAAGAGTAATAACAGGTTGTCAAAATTGCTATATGACAATTCTATCAAATAGCCCAGGTATAGAAGTGATATCTCTTTGGGAATACATTGATAAATCAGGTGTTCCAGCAGAGGCAAAGAATAAATATAAAATGAAAAAAGAAGAAGGCTTAAATACTAATAAATCTGAATATAGCTTTGTACTTCATGATCCTTGTCCTACTAGAGATGTAGATTCAATTCACATGGCTGTTAGAAATATAATTGCAGCTTTAGGTATAGAGATAGATGAAATGAAGTACAGCAAAGGCAAGACTTTATGCTGCGGAGCTGGAGGGATGGTAGCTATCACTCAAAATGATATAGCAAAAGCTCACATGAGACGAAGAGCTACGGAAAAGGATGCTGATTATATACTTACCTATTGCCAAGAATGTGTAGAGTCTATGAGACGAGGAGGCAGTAAGTCATTACATATTTTAGATTTAATTTTCCTAGATGATTTTTTAGAAGTAAATCAAGGAAATCAAAGCACCTTGGATAAATGGAAAAATAGATTTATAGCAAAAACAGCAAGGCTTTAA
- a CDS encoding diguanylate cyclase, producing MKKYIHVLSIVSLSVILLAVGFFIHEIVYAENFTQEEQAYIASKNTVKILVDPDWYPYEEIDEKGNYRGIAADLIALIENRTGLEFELVHTKSWDESLELSKKGKADAISMLNETPERRKWLIFTKPYYTDPNVFITRDEHEYISDLNRFIDETMVLPKGTSIEERLRTDYPKLKILLVDSEAKAIEMVDEKKADMTLRSLTMAAYVINKDGYFNLKISGEIPKYENRLRIGITNDDEMLQGILNKAIDSISQQELQSVINSHISLEYDKGFNYRLFSITFALFSIVLFIGLYWLKKIRSLNKALNERQAELIYLNEKVIESERLYKSILDASPNAIVMLDMKYNIILASNAAIDVLGYNGDNLIGENILQFFAEDEHLEIEKNIDRVFQEENIGTTNYRGRKNDNATIYEVNSRAIKDENGNSINLVSIIRDVTQRATLEEALEAREKQYKELAKELERKNISLSERVSIDNLTGIKNRYYFDERIKEEVDLAKRQKASFSLLLFDLDHFKLVNDNFGHDVGDKVLKRVTDAVSKIIRSYDIFARWGGEEFVVLMPNTTEAEAVPAAEKIRRTVEDISHPDIEKITISIGIAIWEADDDVDQIFVKADKALYTAKNQGRNRVIVYKKS from the coding sequence ATGAAGAAATACATACATGTACTTAGCATCGTGAGCTTATCAGTCATTCTATTAGCAGTTGGATTTTTTATTCATGAAATAGTATATGCTGAAAATTTTACTCAGGAAGAGCAGGCTTATATAGCTTCAAAAAATACTGTAAAAATTTTAGTAGATCCAGATTGGTATCCTTATGAGGAGATTGATGAAAAAGGCAATTACAGAGGTATTGCGGCTGACCTCATAGCTCTTATAGAAAACAGGACTGGTCTTGAATTTGAGTTAGTTCATACAAAGAGCTGGGATGAAAGCTTAGAGCTATCTAAGAAAGGAAAAGCTGATGCAATCAGCATGCTAAACGAAACACCAGAACGAAGAAAATGGCTTATTTTTACTAAGCCCTACTATACTGACCCAAATGTATTTATAACTAGAGATGAGCATGAATATATTTCTGATTTAAATAGGTTTATTGATGAAACAATGGTGCTTCCAAAAGGGACAAGTATTGAAGAAAGACTAAGAACTGATTATCCTAAGCTAAAAATACTCTTAGTAGACTCTGAAGCAAAGGCCATAGAAATGGTAGATGAAAAGAAAGCTGACATGACCTTAAGGTCTCTTACTATGGCGGCTTATGTAATCAACAAAGATGGCTATTTTAATTTGAAGATTTCAGGAGAGATTCCAAAATATGAAAATAGACTCAGAATAGGTATAACTAATGATGATGAAATGCTTCAAGGTATTTTAAATAAAGCTATAGATAGCATTTCTCAGCAGGAGCTTCAGAGCGTAATCAACTCTCATATATCCTTGGAATACGATAAAGGTTTTAATTACAGGTTATTTTCTATTACCTTTGCTTTATTTTCAATCGTTCTTTTTATTGGCCTTTATTGGCTAAAAAAGATTAGAAGCTTAAACAAAGCATTAAATGAGCGACAAGCTGAGCTAATATATCTAAATGAGAAAGTAATAGAAAGCGAAAGGCTTTATAAATCCATTCTAGATGCCTCACCCAATGCAATTGTCATGCTAGATATGAAGTATAATATCATTCTAGCCTCAAATGCCGCGATTGATGTTTTAGGCTACAATGGAGATAACTTAATAGGAGAAAATATACTTCAGTTCTTTGCAGAAGATGAGCATTTAGAAATAGAAAAAAATATAGACAGAGTATTTCAGGAAGAAAATATAGGAACTACAAATTATAGAGGAAGAAAAAATGACAACGCCACCATTTATGAAGTAAACAGCAGAGCCATTAAGGATGAAAACGGCAATTCTATAAATCTAGTTTCTATAATTAGGGATGTGACCCAAAGAGCAACACTTGAGGAAGCTTTAGAAGCTAGGGAGAAGCAGTATAAAGAGCTAGCAAAGGAACTGGAGCGAAAAAATATTTCCTTAAGTGAAAGAGTAAGCATAGACAACCTCACTGGAATAAAAAACAGATATTATTTTGATGAAAGAATAAAGGAAGAAGTAGATTTAGCCAAAAGACAGAAAGCAAGCTTTTCACTTTTGCTATTTGATTTAGACCACTTTAAGCTTGTAAATGATAATTTTGGTCATGATGTAGGTGACAAAGTGCTTAAAAGAGTTACCGATGCAGTTTCTAAGATAATTCGTAGCTATGATATTTTCGCTAGATGGGGAGGCGAAGAATTTGTAGTATTAATGCCAAATACTACAGAAGCTGAAGCTGTCCCTGCTGCAGAAAAAATCAGAAGAACAGTTGAAGATATAAGTCATCCAGACATTGAAAAAATAACTATAAGCATTGGAATAGCAATATGGGAAGCAGATGATGATGTAGACCAGATTTTTGTTAAAGCAGATAAAGCACTTTATACTGCAAAAAATCAAGGTAGAAATAGAGTTATCGTTTATAAAAAATCATAA
- the xylB gene encoding xylulokinase translates to MYYIGIDIGTSSVKVLAIDEAGKIVKTVSREYPISYPFPLWSEQNPNDWWEQSKLALKDILEYIDKDKVKSIGFSGQMHGLVILDSEDKVIRPAILWNDQRTESECRFLNNEIGKDKLLSWTANIALNGFTAPKVLWVKQNEPDNFKKIAKICLPKDYIAYKLSGEFATDYSDASGTLYLDVKNKKWSDDMMRILDIDENKLPKLYDSFSAIGTIKKDIATELGLPAEVKIVIGGGDQAVAAVGGGIVENHHCSISLGTSGAVFATSDEFVMEDEGKLHVFCDARGKYHVMGVTLSAAASLKWYVEDFLKASSYDEVLTEVEKSDINENIYYLPYLSGERTPHNDPDAKATFLGMTVRHERKDMTRALLEGVCYSLRDCYELMHEVGINPKEIIINGGGAKNDFWCQMLADVLHTKIKKLDINEGPALGAAILASVGDGKYSSVSNACQDIIKTTKEFTPDEVSSKIYSEKYKKYKSLYPMLKDFFSSL, encoded by the coding sequence ATGTATTATATTGGTATTGACATAGGAACTTCATCTGTAAAGGTTCTAGCAATAGATGAAGCAGGAAAGATAGTAAAAACAGTTTCGAGAGAATACCCTATTTCATATCCTTTTCCATTGTGGTCAGAGCAAAATCCCAATGACTGGTGGGAGCAAAGTAAGCTAGCACTAAAAGACATTTTAGAATATATTGATAAAGATAAGGTTAAATCAATTGGTTTTAGTGGACAGATGCATGGATTAGTAATCCTAGATAGTGAAGATAAGGTAATTAGACCAGCTATTTTGTGGAATGACCAAAGGACTGAGTCAGAGTGCAGATTTTTAAATAATGAGATAGGAAAAGACAAGCTTTTAAGCTGGACAGCAAATATAGCTCTAAATGGATTTACTGCTCCAAAGGTGCTTTGGGTAAAACAAAACGAACCGGATAACTTCAAGAAAATAGCTAAAATATGTCTCCCTAAGGACTATATAGCATATAAGCTATCAGGTGAATTTGCTACAGATTACTCAGATGCATCAGGGACTCTTTATTTAGATGTAAAAAATAAAAAGTGGTCTGATGATATGATGAGGATTTTGGATATTGACGAAAATAAATTGCCGAAATTATATGATTCTTTTTCTGCAATAGGAACTATAAAAAAAGATATAGCAACTGAACTTGGTCTTCCAGCTGAGGTAAAAATTGTAATAGGTGGAGGGGATCAGGCCGTAGCTGCAGTAGGTGGAGGAATAGTAGAGAATCATCATTGCTCTATATCACTAGGCACCTCAGGAGCTGTATTTGCTACTTCGGATGAGTTTGTAATGGAAGATGAAGGCAAGCTTCATGTATTTTGCGATGCTAGAGGAAAGTATCATGTAATGGGAGTTACTTTGTCTGCAGCAGCTTCTCTCAAATGGTATGTAGAGGATTTTTTAAAAGCCTCATCCTATGATGAAGTTTTAACTGAAGTAGAAAAAAGCGATATAAACGAAAATATATATTATCTTCCTTATTTATCTGGAGAAAGAACACCTCATAATGACCCAGATGCAAAGGCTACCTTCCTAGGAATGACAGTAAGACATGAGAGAAAAGATATGACAAGAGCTCTTCTTGAAGGGGTATGCTATTCACTTAGGGATTGCTATGAGCTAATGCATGAGGTAGGCATAAACCCTAAGGAAATAATAATAAACGGTGGCGGAGCTAAAAATGATTTTTGGTGCCAAATGTTAGCAGATGTACTTCATACTAAAATCAAAAAATTGGATATAAATGAAGGACCAGCTCTTGGAGCTGCAATTCTAGCATCAGTAGGAGATGGCAAGTACAGCTCAGTTTCAAATGCTTGTCAGGATATAATTAAGACAACTAAAGAATTTACCCCAGATGAAGTATCAAGTAAAATTTACTCTGAGAAATACAAAAAATATAAAAGCTTATATCCAATGCTAAAAGATTTTTTTTCTAGCTTATAG
- a CDS encoding NAD(P)-dependent alcohol dehydrogenase has product MENKAIFMHGTNDMIWKEIPVPEIGEEDVLIKVEAVGICGSDMHYYQHGKIGSFIVDGDFILGHEAAGKVVEVGAKVKDLKVGDRVAMEPGVTCGKCEFCVTGKYNLCPDVEFFATPPYHGVFANYVKHPASKCFKLPEHVSSIEGALVEPLNVGLHAANQGNVKLGDTVVVFGTGCIGLCSLLASKAMGASQIIVVDILQNRLDKAKELGATHVINAKNEDVVAKVMELTNNLGAEVVIETAGSEITLKQTVDVLKPAGTIVSVGMTPKDSIEFNFMKLQSKEGTIKSVFRYRNLYPTGINAIASGSIKIADIVSHKFDFEKTKEAFDYVAENPGEVVKAVIVMQ; this is encoded by the coding sequence ATGGAAAATAAAGCGATATTTATGCACGGAACAAATGACATGATTTGGAAAGAAATTCCTGTTCCTGAAATAGGGGAAGAGGATGTATTGATAAAGGTGGAAGCAGTTGGAATATGTGGTTCAGATATGCACTATTATCAGCATGGTAAAATAGGAAGCTTTATTGTAGATGGGGACTTCATACTTGGACACGAAGCAGCAGGAAAAGTAGTTGAGGTTGGAGCAAAGGTTAAGGATTTAAAAGTTGGAGATAGAGTTGCTATGGAGCCAGGAGTAACCTGTGGAAAATGTGAATTTTGCGTTACTGGCAAGTACAATCTATGCCCAGATGTGGAATTCTTCGCCACACCTCCATATCATGGAGTATTTGCAAATTATGTAAAGCACCCAGCTTCTAAATGCTTCAAGCTTCCTGAACATGTCAGCTCAATTGAAGGAGCTTTAGTAGAGCCTTTAAACGTAGGGCTTCATGCGGCTAATCAAGGAAATGTAAAATTAGGAGATACTGTTGTAGTGTTTGGAACAGGCTGTATAGGTCTTTGCTCGCTACTAGCTTCAAAAGCTATGGGAGCATCTCAGATTATAGTTGTAGATATTTTGCAAAATAGATTGGATAAAGCCAAAGAATTAGGAGCTACTCATGTAATTAATGCAAAGAATGAAGATGTAGTAGCTAAGGTAATGGAGCTTACAAATAATCTTGGAGCTGAAGTTGTGATTGAAACTGCTGGCTCTGAAATTACATTAAAACAGACAGTAGACGTTTTAAAACCAGCTGGAACTATTGTATCTGTTGGGATGACTCCAAAGGATTCAATTGAATTTAATTTTATGAAACTACAATCAAAAGAAGGAACTATTAAAAGCGTATTTAGATACAGAAATTTATATCCTACAGGTATTAATGCTATTGCAAGTGGCTCTATAAAAATAGCTGATATTGTAAGTCATAAGTTTGACTTTGAAAAAACAAAGGAAGCATTTGATTATGTAGCAGAAAATCCAGGAGAGGTTGTCAAAGCAGTAATAGTGATGCAGTAG